The following proteins are encoded in a genomic region of Amphiura filiformis chromosome 11, Afil_fr2py, whole genome shotgun sequence:
- the LOC140164861 gene encoding uncharacterized protein — protein sequence MAGIQPIPVAMQVVQSHTIQPQQLQVIEIQQQQQVSHQQKPVPTQLLYNAPQVDTQPLQIQHQPQQATVTFRPVKIAVINHKPPAKSKPKKRKKELTHHHHSGNSQQQTNSKKKRSLCSNTHGTEEIDSPETPAAKRSRKKTQRIRVVQPGMHSKAAQTQQSKEELMIELQKTVKAKLKEHVNSMETDQLKKALYRLAELQPGLVFDVVVGQLASKKREIEKRDAQPPETVNYSEIAMKRNGKGYIIQGHLYEGDKIDKKRGKIYLKCHKVKHGCKARARIMGNEAVILQKKHNHDLPNIIEMRFWNRAREEATKEEHRKKPISKIYNIVKEAFLAEAKDEEERERIEASIPQFKSLEAGMRMKKSQVFTAPANVSMLDTSFDTLRDGITGNDSGMQAVNNDNQDNRNMQSNTQGNIAGANSNSQDSSLEITFTPGFPQESHILASTASQHATLSNSNCQSNMQISNETPVAGNSAAVSSLLAISSHLQQL from the exons ATGGCTGGTATACAACCAATCCCTGTGGCAATGCAAGTTGTACAGTCTCATACAATCCAACCGCAGCAGCTACAGGTAATTGAAATACAGCAACAGCAGCAGGTCAGCCATCAGCAGAAACCTGTACCTACACAATTACTCTACAATGCCCCGCAG GTGGACACACAGCCATTACAGATACAACACCAGCCACAACAGGCTACAGTGACCTTCCGACCAGtcaaaattgcagtcataaaCCATAAACCACCTGCAAAATCAAAACCAAAGAAAAG gaAAAAAGAATTGACTCACCATCATCATAGTGGCAACAGCCAGCAACAAACCAACTCAAAGAAGAAAAGATCCTTATGCTCTAATACCCATGGTACAGAGGAGATCGACAGTCCTGAAACACCAGCAGCTAAAAG GTCCAGGAAAAAGACACAGAGAATAAGAGTAGTGCAACCTGGTATGCACTCTAAAGCAGCACAGACACAACAGAGTAAAGAAGAACTGATGATCGAGCTTCAAAAAACAGTCAAAGCTAAACTCAAG GAGCATGTAAATTCAATGGAAACGGATCAGTTGAAAAAAGCCTTGTACAGATTAGCAGAGCTGCAACCAGGCCTTGTGTTTGATGTTGTGGTAGGTCAGCTTGCAAGCAAGAAAAGAGAGATAGAAAAGAGAGATGCACAACCTCCTGAGACTGTCAACTATAGTGAGATAGCTATGAAACGAAATGGCAAGGGTTACATCATCCAAGGTCATCTCTATGAAGGagataaaattgacaaaaaacgaGGAAAAATCTATCTGAAATGTCATAAGGTTAAACATGGTTGCAAAGCAAGAGCAAGAATCATGGGAAATGAAGCAGTCATTTTGCAAAAGAAGCACAATCACGATCTACCTAATATTATAGAGATGAGATTCTGGAACAGGGCCCGGGAGGAGGCTACAAAAGAAGAGCATCGAAAGAAACCAATATCCAAAATTTATAATATCGTGAAAGAGGCATTTTTGGCAGAAGCAAAAGACGAAGAGGAGAGGGAACGGATAGAGGCAAGCATTCCTCAATTTAAATCCCTAGAGGCAGGGATGAGAATGAAGAAATCTCAAGTCTTTACCGCACCGGCCAATGTAAGCATGCTGGATACGAGTTTTGATACTCTTCGAGATGGAATCACGGGTAATGACAGTGGCATGCAGGCTGTCAATAATGATAACCAGGACAATAGAAATATGCAATCTAATACTCAAGGTAATATAGCAGGTGCTAATTCAAACAGCCAAGATTCTTCGCTTGAAATTACATTTACTCCAGGATTTCCACAGGAAAGTCATATACTAGCCAGTACTGCATCTCAACATGCTACATTGTCAAATAGTAATTGCCAGAGTAATATGCAAATCAGCAATGAAACCCCAGTGGCGGGGAATTCAGCAGCGGTATCGTCATTGTTAGCCATAAGTAGCCATTTACAACAGTTATGA